In Calonectris borealis chromosome 8, bCalBor7.hap1.2, whole genome shotgun sequence, the genomic stretch ACTTACCTTCCCACAAGCTCTGCAATGATGCCTTCTTTTGGTGAATGTAAATCTGGCTTCGCATTTCATACAGTTTGGTGCTTGAGAATCTGGAACCCAAACTGGAGCCACCTCACCCAAAGTCGTAAAAGGCTTTCTGGCTGGAGCTCCAAACTGACCAGCTCTGAGATCATTATCTGGACTATCTGGGGCTACTGCAAGGCACGGACTACTGGAGACTCCAGATTCATACTCTTCCAAATGTTCCCCATTAGTATCAGAAACAGAGGCATTTAAAGATGTTTCACCAGGAAACGTGTCTGCTGTATCCCCTAATTGTGTTTTACCAAAGACgtttttgtttttactattaCCTCCACAATTTGGGGGAACAAGATCATTTTGTAAGTGGTCCGATAATGGCTTCGGAATCTGCAGTTTAAGATTTGTAGGTTGTTTAGGTCTTGCACCACCAAAAGGAACACTGATACATTGCAGATTAGTCACCGGTTTTGGTGAAGTTTGCCCTTGCATGGATGAAACCTGACTACAAAGattatgtaaataatttttctttatgtgGTCACCAGTGCTATTTAAAATAAGACTACTCCCTTCTGTAGTCTCATTTCCTCTCTGTTCATAAACATTAGCATAACATTCTGACTTGCTCTCCTCTatctccttttcctctgttaCCGAGTCTTCCTTGGAGGGTAGAGTCTTTGGAACATGAGCAACAACTGGGTTCTGCATTCCATAGGAATCACAACCATTAGACAGAGAGCTTGCTGCTGATGTAGGCATCACATCAGAGAGACTAGACCCTTCAAGCTCATCTATACCAGTTCCTTTTAAGATTATGCCTGCCTCCATCATCCCATCTCCATCGTCTTTACTATCACTACATGCCTCATCAGGCTGTTTCGTCTGCAAAAGTCTTTCATTCTCTCCCAGAGTTTGCTTATTATTCATCTCATTCAACTTAGTCAGTTCCCAATTAGTCATCTCCTGAGATTCAGGGTAACACTCTGCCACGCTGAGCAATTCCGTTGTGCCAAGATTTTTATCACATTCAATGACTTCGCTTTCAGTGGCACTAACATCCTCAGGGGCAAAATGTTCTGCAACACGTTCCTTGTAATTGCCACTTCCAGCCACGTTAGGTTGACAAGTTTCTGTGAGCCCAGATAGTCTAGACCGTAACTGTTGGGTTGTTTCCTGTTCTACGATTAAGCTTCCATTACTTGAACCAGAAGAGTTTTTAGCTTCTAGATCCGTTCTCTGAGGAATGGCTTTACTAGAAAAATTTTCAACTGATACacaattttcttgcattttaacgGTACCATCAACTGGTCTCTGTAAAAGAGTCACTGCATTAATCCCTGCAGTTGTAGCTTCTGAAAACAGTGAATCTTTACTCATATTAAAATCATCCTTTAATCGAGAGGAGGGGCATGAAACGGTCAGGCTTTCAGATGAAGCATTAATCAAATGACTTATAGAGTCATCTTCAGTGCACAGACGATTTACTTGCTTTTCTGTATCTGTATCTTTTTCCGTGGATCCATTTACAGTAACACTAAACTGATCACGCTGTCTGTTTTCATTATCCAGTGTAAAGCTAATAGTGTCCGTTAGGGACTGACTGTTGTAATTTTTACAATCCAGCAAATCGCCACTTTGTAGTGTTCTTCTGTCACAATTATGCATGACTGCCACCACTAGtacatttttctcctctggcaAGCAAGCTatatttccacatttcttttctcctgtttccaCAGTGTTACACTGATCATCCCGATTACTATTTCTTTTAATCAACGCATCATCTGCTGCTGCCTGATCATCAATCCACATGACTGGGGTTTCTGGGCTTATGCTAAAATCCTTTCCATTAGCACAGTGATCCCCTCCTCCTGTTGGTGTAGTCACTGAATGAGCCAAGGAGAAAGACTTTAATCTCTGTTGACATTCATTAGGAGTTGTAGCTTCATTCACATTGGCCACAGTCGGGTTAAATGACAAACGACGAGAAGGCGGATCTAGAATCTGATTCCACTTTGCACCCAATAGTGTAGGTGAAACAGCGGCATCTGAAAAAGTGTTTAAATAAGAGAACTTACTGTCCTATTAAAGCTACAGGTTCTATTAACTCTGTTGCATTAGAATGTCCCAAATATAAATGTAGAGATGTTCAAATATGGGCACAACAGTAAAACACATCTGCCACAACTAACATTCTTATCAACCATTAGTAGCGTAATTGCATAATGTTTCTGGAACTCAGGAAGTTTAGAGCTACGCCAATTAGTATCAGGTTGAATTTGCACAAGCAACTTTAAGCTATTGATTAATATACTTTAGACAGCTAGAAATGCCTAAAAAGATTCCCACTCCTATAAAATGTTCAACTTCCTTGACAGCACAGAAGTAGCAATTAGACTAAGCAAAAAATTTAATACTCCAAATATGATAACTTTCACTTATGATTTATGTGACCTAATAAAACATTTCTATGCTTGAGTCTCCCAAAACTGCAAAAGAAGCTTAAAATAAGTTTTGCctgatttgtttaaaataaatgattaaaatatTGCCACTGAGATTAAGCGTCACaaaacctttctttaaaaagtgtatggaagattttctgttaaaacagtgagaaatttttaaaaagtaaacaagataaatggaaagagaagagaatacTACTAACAAATACTGAAGACACACCATGCAAAATTAACATGTTTTTTGCAAGTTCTGAGAATAATTTGCAACTCAAAACCAAAAAGGGTATCACAGACCTCTCCCTTTTCAATAGTATTCTCTGTAGAATACACCTAATGTGCATCTACTATCTTGTTCAAAATGACTCACCTTCGTTTTGCTCAAATTCATCTAAAACCTTATCGAGGTTATATGCCTCTGCTTGGAAATAGTTCTCCATTTGTCAGGGAAAGACCACCAGATTCTTGTCTGAACCTGCCAGAGAACAAATTACAATCAGATATTTAACCTTCAGTCAGCAGTGTTTCACTACATATTGCCCTGATTTAAGGGGAAAAGAAGTCCTTTGTAAATCAAATTTTACATACATTAcataaatgaaaagtattttccaggaataaaaattatttgtgtaCTTAAACTGGCTTAATTCAGATTAACAACCTCCCCAAACCTCCTTTGGATTTTATTACCTCCAGTCTCCCACATTAATGTGTCTGACCATTAGGATTACCGTAACGGCAAGAGCAAAACTGCTCCAACACCAGTCAGAAAATAACAGTCGAGAGAACCAGAAGGCCAACTAACAAGCTGAAGATCCAGCTTTCAATTCCGTGCTACCACCAATTTGCTCATGTGGCTTTGAACAAGTAGTTTAAACTCTCCatgcttctgattttttaatgtgtACTAGGCTAGCAGTATTCTGTGTCACTCCTCATTTCCCAGAGATGCTTCAAAGATTCAGACTTGTAAAAGTTGTTAAAGGACTTAATGGGTGTTACTTGAATTGTGCTAACTCTTAAAATGCCTGCTTTAATAATCCTTGTTTCCCTGAAAAGCAGGCACTGGAAATCTAGCAAAATGCACAGAAGTAAATAGTCTCATCAAAAGATAATACTCTCAGGCTAGAAAGGGAGATGAcaagggagaaataaaaaaaaaaacccaaccctgagTCATTAAATAACTTTCTACAACTTCacataataaataacatttttgccCTAACAGTAGGAATATGGTCTTCTTGCTACCAACGGCTTGTAGCAACAAGACACcctaattccttttttaaaaacattcaccACCAGTGAAGACATTTTCACTGAGAAATGTGTGCCATAACCTATATACCATAAAGAGAGACCTTGATTTGATCTGTTCTCTGAACATCATCCAAAACAGCCTTATTCTCTTCAGAGTTGGTTTTCAATGTTGTGAAATAAGGAAATGGAGGAGGAGAGGGTGAGAACCTTGTTTTGCAGTAAGAAACAGTGTTAGACCTGACAGGCAGACTCCAACTCAATTAAAAACCTGCTCTTTTACGCTAGAGACACAACAGACACAAGAAACATGTCAGAGGAAGCTTCCAATTTAAAACTATACTTTACTTTAACATCACCCCAATAGTATCTGGACTTGAGGAAAACATCAaccagttttatttcaattactacAACATTAAATACAGTCTTGTATTTATTGTGGGCAACAGCTACGATTAGGTTATTGCTACAAAAAGATCATGcattaaaataccaaaaaatgCACAGTTCAAGTTTTTAAGGTTGACCTCAAATTTGACACACggtgtttttaaaagatgatcaTGTTACAACATAAATACATTGTTATTTAATATAATCAGACTAAATCATGTTTTAAAGATATATACAAAAgccaattttaaagaaaattagtgTAATAGCAACTTAGAAATTGCAATAAGCATCAcccaaaaaaaagaccattttgcaaaaaaattcagagataAACTAAACTTGTCACCTTACACACTCCCAGATTTGTTCTCTGTCTGCGATTTTAGATTAACTCCTTCTGCAAGGAAAATAGATGATTGGCCATATCAATTACTGTACACAGATGCACAGATTACAACATATGCAATGGAAAAGCTGGCCACCTTGATCAAAGGTTGCACTTCAGAAGTCTAAAAAAGCTCAACACTTCACATTCTCTATCAAAAGCCAGGTTCTGACCTCTAACTGTGACAGAGCATACTCTTTGATCCCTTAGATACCTACTGTAAGGTCTTCCCGAGTTATCCAGTCTGCCCACCAAGTCATTGTATTAAAAATCTTTGAtatcattttaaatgaaacagttaCATTTACTACACACATTTCaattaaaccaaaataatttaaaaagcagatgctTCTCCTTAGATATACAAATACTAAATTCATTCAAACTATGTCCAAACTGCGAGAGTTTAGAGGTTCTCTTGCACCTTTCTCTCCACCTCATTACAACTCCTTAATAGGAAGCATCTTTACCACCTCAGTAAATATCAAATATTGAAAAGTTAATTAGAATCTGTCCCAATGAATATTTCGCTTGAAATTTTTTGTTCCATTCAGCGTTCTAAACATCAACCAAAATTAACTCACTATAGTATGACTGTTTTGTACAAAATACCATATAATTTCACATCCATTTATAATGTATTTAATTTACATTAGAATGATAACATTCCAGTCTAGCAAACAATTGATGAAGATGTGAATAATTATTCCTAGGCAAAGTCCTACTACTAAGGTCAATGATGCACATAGTATTTGTCAGTGAAGCACTGCAAGACTGAACAGTGTCATACAAAATTTTTGTGTCCAAGAGTTAAACTGTGACGGCTGTCTGAAGCCACCGCACTCAGATTTCCATGCACTTTCATAGTGAAAAAGAGCATCCAGTCAAGGCATTCGCTAGGACATACACACAAACTCTGCAACGAGTGGCCCCAAAGAAATAGGCTACAAGCATTggcttattttgttttgcttggtttagAGAAGATAATGATTACTGACAAGCAAGTTGATGGGGAAGGAATGCTATGCTGATTATACAGTtgctgaaaacatgtttttaagtAACTCTTTGGATAACTGCATTTTGATTCTGTGTAACTTTCAAATGTTCGGAAAAATTCAGACCTGACCATTCATACAACTTCAAAACCCAACTGAAAGCCtgataaaattacttcagaaCTAACTCAAATGCATGCTCACAGAAGTAAGTAGAATATAAGCCACATTTGCCCCTAACATTTCCTAAATTTAGTCCTATATAAGCTGTTTTTTCATTGTCATACAAATGAGGAACAAGACATGCCTAACCAAAGAAAGCAGTGTTAGAAGTTCATAATAAATATAATCATTTTTATTGATGTTAGTCAGGGTTTggcttttaaattttatattaagcGTGATTTTAtaacattataaaaatataaatattcagaCTTAGGAGACCACATGTTTAACAATAACAAGGGCATATAAAGAAGACTTAGAATTTTGTTCCCACTCCCTTACAATCCCAATGTGGTTAATATTTCATAGCAACtctgtgaaattattattttattaacatCTGTATTATCTAATATTAAATATCTAATATTTGTGAGTTTAAATTTGGTTCAATATGACAGAGggattttttctatatttttaaaaattctaagtAGAGAGAACTATGTGCAAACAAATATACGTAACCATATATTCTGAAGCtcaaacactgatgcatgaacaTGCACTGAGCCAAAATCCAGACTGATGGATGCTCACAGTCCAAATTCAAGAGAGAAAAGACCTTCTATATCACTATTGTTATTTCACTTACTGAGGTACCAGGATATATGGagaaccttttatttttaaactcacaAGCTGACAGCCACTCTAAATGAGATCTCATTGTCTATGCAAGTAGGTATTTCTCAGAAAAGGTCAGCTGCAAATCTTCAGGTCTAACATCcaaaattgttattattatataaaagaacacacatacacacccccaAGCTTTTCCAGAAGTTTCTGTCCAAGGGCGAAACACGCTGCAAACCCCACAAAAGTCCTTATTGCCCTCTTCCTGACAGAAAAGGAGGACGAGTACTCATGTTCCTAACAGATACCTGCAATGCTTCTTGACCAATACGTTGTCAGCAACTCATATTTTTGCTAGTTTAAGATCTAATACTTCAACTCTGCATAGCCAGCAACTCaagatcaaaacagaaaacacaaaatgctCTAACACCGCATGCTATAATAATCAGGTAGCTCTTTTCCCCATGgtttagaatttaattttattttgaatatttttatgaaatatccaacataaataaaaagaaacatattctTTGGAAACTTTGATTGTCACTTAGAGGTACCATAATAAAAGTTTGGAACAGCTTTAGAATTATTCTAGTCCCAAACTTCCTACTAGTTTGAAGAttgaaatgacattttaaaggaTCACTGATAGTTGTGAAACTCTTTCGTATTACTTGACTATTCCAAGCCATGGCATGGAGAGAAGCTGACGAGCAAACACACAACTTAAACTCTGGAAAAGTGAGAATAAAAACATGAGCAAATCAGGAAGAAATTTCAGTGGCAATGTTAGCTGTATGCTGCCAAAAAGGAGACACTTCCTAAATTAGTATATATTGGAATGAACAATATGAAGAAGAGGATATTATGCCAGTGCAAGGAAAAGGAGACATAAATCACCAATCTAGTGAAAAGCATAAGATGTTTTTTCAAAAACACAGTCTTCCATGCAAAGATTTGGCAGAAAAGACTAATCATaggcaaaaaaaaacattaaatagcgaatttttttttttttaaattctgtatataaaaaaaaaaaaagaatacaatgGCTACCATCCACTGGTACAGTAAGTCCAGAACCCAAGATCACTTGTTACCCATTGCAGAGTCATCTCCTGTCTTTCATGGCAAAAAGCTAATGAAAACATGCAGCCCGTCAATCAGATTATTTTCAAGCTCCTGTTGGATCACAGATCATGCGTAATTCAGAAACTCTGTGTTTTACTTACAATTTCTTCATACTACAGCATGGACTTACGATCATCTTCATCTCTAAAACTTAGGAACTTACGTTTTATCAAGCTTACATGCTCTACTCTCCCCTAATGTCTAAATATAAAGGTGCATGTACCAGAATGTCTGTGTCGTATGTGTCCAGAATTACTATCCTAGTCATCATAGCATTTAGACATAAGACAAACTTTAATTGAttagtggggagggaaggaggcagaagtAAAGGACAGAAAAACCTTCCTTAAAATTAGATGGTATTCTGAACAGGCTTCACGTTGGAGACTGCCTCTCAAGACAGCTCAGGTATCCCACATGCCAGCTTCTTCTTGGGAAATGAACTGCACAAAGAGATAGGCCTTGTGCTATACCTGCAAAGCGGCCAAAGACTCGTATTTTTTTTGGTCTCTACAATAAGGAATTATGTAACCCATGATCTTCTGCACTGCACATCCTAAATTACCCTCAAGATTTTTTCACTATTGGAACCGACAGCCTTAAGTCTTTCAAATTTTCTTGACTCTAACAGTGGATGACCAGCACAAAATCACATGAAAATGCTATAATAAAAAATGCACTAAAAGGAAATAATACCAACATACAACTATTAGCCTCATAACAAAGGCCTAAAAATCAGAGAATATATAAAGAACCAGAATAAGATCTCAGGACTTTCTATCATGCTGTCCTATGTAGACTACTCTTTCAATATGAAACtatgaaaatacacatttcagtAAACTCTTACTAAACAAAATACTCAAGTAGTTTATTATAGTCCTCaccaaaaatatatatgaaagacTCCTAAGATGAAAGTCACAAGGGGCATGATCAAACTGAAACCAAACATTGCTCATTCATCCTGATAAAAATCAGATGTccagaaaatgtcattttcccATAGCATGACAACATGGAATTACATATCAACTTTTCAAGGACATATTAATTTATTAGATCTAGTGCTCCTGAGGACTTCCTTCAACCCCAAGAAACAATGGTCAATTCCACATATTTTTCCAGCTCCCTTCAGTGATCTTTGTATTATTTGCCC encodes the following:
- the ZFYVE9 gene encoding zinc finger FYVE domain-containing protein 9; the encoded protein is MENYFQAEAYNLDKVLDEFEQNEDAAVSPTLLGAKWNQILDPPSRRLSFNPTVANVNEATTPNECQQRLKSFSLAHSVTTPTGGGDHCANGKDFSISPETPVMWIDDQAAADDALIKRNSNRDDQCNTVETGEKKCGNIACLPEEKNVLVVAVMHNCDRRTLQSGDLLDCKNYNSQSLTDTISFTLDNENRQRDQFSVTVNGSTEKDTDTEKQVNRLCTEDDSISHLINASSESLTVSCPSSRLKDDFNMSKDSLFSEATTAGINAVTLLQRPVDGTVKMQENCVSVENFSSKAIPQRTDLEAKNSSGSSNGSLIVEQETTQQLRSRLSGLTETCQPNVAGSGNYKERVAEHFAPEDVSATESEVIECDKNLGTTELLSVAECYPESQEMTNWELTKLNEMNNKQTLGENERLLQTKQPDEACSDSKDDGDGMMEAGIILKGTGIDELEGSSLSDVMPTSAASSLSNGCDSYGMQNPVVAHVPKTLPSKEDSVTEEKEIEESKSECYANVYEQRGNETTEGSSLILNSTGDHIKKNYLHNLCSQVSSMQGQTSPKPVTNLQCISVPFGGARPKQPTNLKLQIPKPLSDHLQNDLVPPNCGGNSKNKNVFGKTQLGDTADTFPGETSLNASVSDTNGEHLEEYESGVSSSPCLAVAPDSPDNDLRAGQFGAPARKPFTTLGEVAPVWVPDSQAPNCMKCEARFTFTKRRHHCRACGKVFCAACCSLKCKLLYMDRKEARVCVICHSVLMNAQAWENMMSASSQSPNPNNPAEYCSTIPPLQQAQASGALSSPPPTVMVPVGVLKHPGAEVAQPREQRRVWFADGILPNGEVADAAKLTVAGTTSTGTLAVSHDPSKPVTNNTLSAETDNASVFSGNITQVGSPVGSAMNLIPEDGLPPILISTGVKGDYAVEERPSQISVMQQLEDGGPDPLVFVLNANLLSMVKIVNYVNRKCWCFTTKGMHAVGQSEIVILLQCLPDEKCLPKDIFNHFVQLYRDALAGNVVGNLGHSFFSQSFLGSKEHGGFLYIAATYQSLQDLVLPTPPYLFGILIQKWETPWAKVFPIRLMLRLGAEYRLYPCPLFSVRFRKPLFGETGHTIMNLLADFRNYQYTLPVVQGLVVDMEVRKTSIKIPSNRYNEMMKAMNKSNEHVLAGGACFNEKADSHLVCVQNDDGNYQTQAISIHNQPRKVTGASFFVFSGALKSSSGYLAKSSIVEDGVMVQITAESMDSLRQALREMKDFTITCGKVDAEDPQEHVHIQWVEDDKNFSKGVVSPIDGKSMESITSVKIFHGSEYKANGKVIRWTEVFFLENDEQHNGLSDPADHSRLTENVAKAFCLALCPHLKLLKEDGMTKLGLRVTLDSDQVGYQAGSNGQPLPSQYMNDLDSALVPVIHGGACQLSEGPVIMELIFYILENIS